A genomic stretch from Lysobacterales bacterium includes:
- a CDS encoding pseudouridine synthase: MIVLLNKPFGVLCQFTAQDGRPCLADHVPLPGIYPAGRLDHDSEGLLVLTDDAEVAHRLTDPRHSKAKTYLVQVEGEPLEDQLSCLREGVELNDGRTRPAQVRALPGPPAWLWPRDPPVRFRKTVPTSWLELGLREGRNRQVRRMTAAVGLPTLRLVRTAVDRWELGDLAPGSYRIADPAPPARRLGRGRVAPA, translated from the coding sequence CTGATCGTCCTGCTGAACAAGCCGTTCGGCGTCCTGTGCCAGTTCACGGCACAGGACGGCCGGCCCTGCCTGGCCGACCACGTGCCGCTGCCCGGCATCTATCCGGCTGGCCGGCTCGACCACGATTCCGAAGGGCTGCTGGTGCTCACCGACGATGCCGAGGTGGCGCACCGGCTGACCGACCCTCGGCACAGCAAGGCCAAGACCTACCTGGTGCAGGTCGAGGGCGAGCCGCTTGAGGACCAGCTGTCGTGCCTGCGCGAGGGTGTCGAGCTCAACGACGGCCGCACCCGGCCGGCGCAGGTGCGCGCCCTGCCCGGGCCGCCGGCCTGGCTGTGGCCGCGCGATCCGCCGGTGCGCTTCCGCAAGACCGTGCCCACGTCCTGGCTGGAACTGGGCCTGCGCGAGGGCCGCAATCGCCAGGTGCGGCGCATGACCGCAGCGGTCGGCCTGCCGACCCTGCGCCTGGTGCGCACCGCGGTCGACCGCTGGGAGCTGGGCGACCTGGCGCCCGGAAGTTACCGGATCGCCGACCCGGCGCCGCCGGCGCG
- a CDS encoding class I SAM-dependent methyltransferase produces MTAALAACNRQEAPAPAAPAPEAAPAPAATPETAPAPAADPVAAALAGAHRSEEHRARDAWRHPAETLAFFGFRPDATVVEITPGGGWYTEVLAPALKDGGTLVAAVVDPASAANDSGRDYYTRTNAAFQEKLDGNADVYGTVRVHAFSLSEPSFGEDGSADLVLTFRNVHNWVGSGAAPGMFKGFFDVLRPGGTLGVVEHRAQPGSAAAENPRSGYMTEESVIALATAAGFELAGRSEVNANPADTTDHPNGVWTLPPSLRVPDGEDPEKYRAIGESDRMTLRFVKPQGDAILRQGMDQAGD; encoded by the coding sequence CTGACCGCGGCCCTGGCCGCCTGCAACCGCCAGGAGGCCCCGGCCCCGGCCGCGCCGGCCCCGGAGGCCGCGCCCGCGCCGGCTGCGACACCCGAGACCGCACCCGCACCCGCGGCCGACCCGGTGGCCGCCGCCCTGGCCGGTGCGCACCGCTCCGAGGAGCACCGCGCCCGCGACGCCTGGCGCCATCCGGCCGAGACGCTGGCCTTCTTCGGCTTCCGCCCCGACGCCACCGTGGTCGAGATCACCCCGGGCGGTGGCTGGTACACGGAAGTGCTGGCGCCGGCCCTGAAGGACGGCGGCACCCTGGTCGCGGCCGTGGTCGATCCGGCCAGCGCCGCCAACGACAGCGGCCGCGACTACTACACCCGCACCAACGCCGCCTTCCAGGAGAAGCTGGACGGCAACGCCGACGTCTACGGCACGGTCCGCGTGCATGCCTTCTCCCTGTCCGAGCCGAGCTTCGGCGAGGACGGCAGCGCCGATCTGGTGCTGACCTTCCGCAACGTCCACAACTGGGTGGGCTCCGGCGCCGCGCCGGGCATGTTCAAGGGCTTCTTCGACGTGCTCCGCCCGGGCGGCACCCTGGGCGTGGTCGAGCACCGCGCGCAGCCGGGTTCGGCGGCCGCCGAGAATCCGCGCTCGGGCTACATGACCGAGGAATCGGTGATCGCCCTGGCCACCGCCGCCGGCTTCGAACTGGCCGGCCGCAGCGAGGTCAACGCCAATCCGGCCGACACCACCGACCATCCCAACGGCGTGTGGACCCTGCCGCCCTCGCTGCGCGTGCCCGATGGCGAGGACCCGGAGAAGTACCGCGCGATCGGCGAATCCGACCGCATGACCCTGCGCTTCGTGAAGCCGCAGGGCGATGCGATCCTGCGCCAGGGCATGGACCAGGCCGGCGACTGA
- the aceK gene encoding bifunctional isocitrate dehydrogenase kinase/phosphatase yields MSLRPPSPAPPVHLAQVEAAAGLVIDGFADYDGRFGDLTRRAARRFARRDWPGAGRDAVERIDLYDVLVRETLARLDRRLDDRLRARGLWRAMRSLIARRSADMADRALLHTFHNSLLRRSLGSRGIDASLAFLAGADAAGPAPRAELLSLDGGPDAAGLFDRLLDALAPALPWQDRGRCLRAAAERLPGRLAAWGDDAPVGAQFLATPLYRDRRAYLVGRLWGVRHAGPVVLALANEPAGMRLDALLTALPDIATLFGATRSYFQADLAPVAGAVRFLAELMPGKPVDELYTVLGRARQGKTERWRALDAWLQRCPQARFRHAEGERGMVMAVFVAGDYPLVVKVIRDRFAPPKDSTPEQVRARYRMVLHHERAGRLLDAQVFRDLRLPLARFEPALRDELLQQCASVARVDGEDLVLSHCYLQRRLRPLDRLLRDAPPAQVRAALLDWGQAVTDLARAGLFPGDLLTKNFGVTAGGRVVFYDYDELCPLAQCRFRAIPAARHDDEELHDGPWFHVGPDDVFPEQFPTFLGVPPSLREALAARHGHLFDPAWWRAQQAAQAAGDSDEVAPYPEACRLPATLPAATAG; encoded by the coding sequence ATGTCCTTACGCCCGCCATCGCCCGCGCCGCCCGTCCACCTGGCCCAGGTCGAGGCGGCTGCCGGCCTGGTGATCGACGGTTTCGCCGACTACGACGGCCGCTTCGGCGACCTGACGCGGCGTGCCGCCCGGCGCTTCGCGCGACGCGACTGGCCGGGCGCCGGTCGCGATGCAGTGGAACGCATCGACCTGTACGACGTGCTGGTGCGCGAGACCCTGGCCCGCCTCGACCGCCGGCTCGACGACCGCCTGCGCGCCCGCGGCCTGTGGCGCGCGATGCGCAGCCTGATCGCGCGGCGCAGCGCCGACATGGCCGACCGCGCGCTGCTGCACACCTTCCACAACTCCCTGCTGCGCCGCAGCCTGGGCAGTCGCGGCATCGACGCCTCGCTGGCCTTCCTGGCCGGCGCCGATGCCGCCGGCCCGGCGCCGCGGGCCGAGCTGCTGAGCCTGGACGGCGGGCCGGATGCCGCCGGGCTGTTCGATCGGCTGCTCGACGCGCTGGCGCCGGCCCTGCCCTGGCAGGATCGCGGGCGCTGCCTGCGCGCCGCCGCCGAACGCCTGCCCGGACGTCTAGCGGCCTGGGGCGACGACGCGCCGGTCGGCGCGCAGTTCCTGGCTACGCCGCTGTACCGCGATCGCCGCGCCTACCTGGTCGGCCGGCTCTGGGGCGTGCGTCACGCGGGCCCGGTGGTGCTCGCCCTGGCCAACGAACCGGCGGGTATGCGCCTGGATGCGCTGCTCACCGCCCTGCCCGACATCGCCACCCTGTTCGGCGCCACCCGCAGCTACTTCCAGGCCGACCTGGCGCCGGTCGCCGGCGCGGTGCGCTTCCTGGCCGAGCTGATGCCCGGCAAGCCGGTGGACGAGCTCTACACCGTGCTGGGCCGCGCCCGCCAGGGCAAGACCGAACGCTGGCGGGCACTGGACGCCTGGCTGCAGCGCTGCCCGCAGGCGCGCTTCCGGCACGCCGAGGGCGAACGCGGCATGGTCATGGCGGTGTTCGTGGCCGGCGACTATCCGCTGGTGGTGAAGGTCATCCGCGACCGTTTCGCGCCGCCCAAGGACAGCACCCCCGAGCAGGTGCGCGCGCGCTACCGCATGGTCCTGCACCACGAGCGCGCCGGCCGCCTGCTCGACGCCCAGGTGTTCCGCGACCTGCGCCTGCCGCTGGCGCGCTTCGAGCCGGCCCTGCGCGACGAACTGCTGCAGCAGTGCGCGTCGGTGGCCCGCGTCGACGGCGAGGACCTGGTGCTGTCGCACTGCTACCTGCAGCGACGACTGCGGCCGCTCGACCGCTTGCTGCGGGACGCGCCACCGGCGCAGGTGCGCGCCGCCCTGCTCGACTGGGGCCAGGCGGTCACAGACCTGGCGCGCGCCGGTCTGTTCCCAGGGGACCTTCTGACCAAGAATTTCGGGGTCACCGCCGGCGGCCGGGTGGTGTTCTACGACTACGACGAGCTGTGTCCGCTGGCGCAGTGCCGGTTCCGGGCCATTCCGGCCGCCCGTCACGACGACGAGGAACTGCACGACGGCCCCTGGTTCCATGTCGGCCCCGACGACGTGTTTCCCGAGCAATTCCCGACCTTCCTGGGCGTGCCGCCGTCCCTGCGCGAGGCCCTTGCGGCCCGCCACGGCCACCTGTTCGACCCCGCCTGGTGGCGGGCGCAGCAGGCCGCCCAGGCGGCCGGCGACAGCGACGAGGTGGCGCCTTATCCGGAGGCCTGCCGGCTGCCCGCCACCCTGCCCGCGGCAACGGCCGGCTAA
- the icd gene encoding NADP-dependent isocitrate dehydrogenase, translating to MTQTTATPPQGGEKITISQGRLSVPDQPIIPFIEGDGTGPDIWRASVRVLDAAVAKAYGGKRKIHWMEVLAGEKSFNQTGTWLPDESVEACRDYLVSIKGPLTTPVGGGIRSLNVALRQLLDLYVCLRPVRWFDGVPSPVRDPGKVDMTIFRENTEDIYAGIEYPGGSPDAQAVLDFLAQHFAKDLGKIRFGTAERNATWQAQLEGIGMGARELPVQVGIGIKPVSYLGTERLVHSAIGYAIKEGRKSVTLVHKGNIMKFTEGAFRDWGYQVARDFYGAVELDGGPWHVIPDGKPGAGIVIKDVIADAFLQQILTRPAEYDVIATMNLNGDYVSDALAACVGGIGIAPGANINYVTGHAVFEATHGTAPKYAGLDKVNPGSVILSGEMMLRYMGWTEAADLVIKGMNGAIASRRVTYDFARLMDGATEVRCSEFGDGVIAAM from the coding sequence ATGACCCAGACCACTGCCACCCCGCCGCAGGGCGGCGAGAAGATCACGATCAGCCAGGGGCGGTTGTCCGTCCCGGACCAGCCGATCATCCCGTTCATCGAGGGCGATGGCACCGGTCCGGACATCTGGCGCGCCAGCGTGCGCGTGCTCGACGCCGCGGTCGCCAAGGCCTATGGCGGCAAGCGCAAGATCCACTGGATGGAGGTGCTGGCTGGCGAGAAGTCGTTCAACCAGACCGGCACCTGGCTGCCCGACGAGTCGGTCGAGGCCTGCCGCGACTACCTGGTTTCCATCAAGGGTCCGCTGACCACGCCGGTCGGCGGCGGCATCCGTTCACTGAACGTGGCGCTGCGCCAGCTGCTCGACCTGTACGTGTGCCTGCGGCCGGTGCGCTGGTTCGACGGCGTGCCCAGCCCGGTTCGCGACCCGGGCAAGGTCGACATGACCATCTTCCGCGAGAACACCGAGGACATCTACGCCGGCATCGAGTATCCGGGCGGCTCGCCGGACGCCCAGGCGGTGCTGGACTTCCTGGCCCAGCACTTCGCCAAGGACCTTGGCAAGATCCGGTTCGGTACCGCCGAGCGCAATGCCACCTGGCAGGCGCAGCTGGAAGGCATCGGCATGGGCGCGCGTGAGCTGCCGGTGCAGGTCGGCATCGGCATCAAGCCGGTCAGCTACCTGGGCACCGAGCGCCTGGTGCACAGCGCCATCGGCTATGCGATCAAGGAAGGCCGCAAGTCGGTGACCCTGGTGCACAAGGGCAACATCATGAAGTTCACCGAGGGCGCGTTCCGCGACTGGGGCTACCAGGTGGCGCGCGACTTCTACGGCGCGGTCGAGCTGGACGGCGGCCCCTGGCACGTGATCCCGGACGGCAAGCCGGGCGCCGGCATCGTCATCAAGGACGTGATCGCCGACGCCTTCCTGCAGCAGATCCTTACCCGGCCGGCCGAGTACGACGTGATCGCCACCATGAACCTCAACGGCGACTACGTGTCCGACGCGCTGGCCGCCTGCGTCGGCGGCATCGGCATCGCGCCCGGCGCCAACATCAACTATGTCACCGGCCATGCTGTGTTCGAGGCCACCCACGGCACCGCGCCCAAGTACGCCGGGCTGGACAAGGTCAACCCCGGGTCGGTCATCCTGTCCGGCGAGATGATGCTGCGCTACATGGGCTGGACCGAGGCCGCCGACCTGGTGATCAAGGGCATGAACGGCGCGATCGCCAGCCGGCGCGTCACCTACGACTTCGCGCGCCTGATGGACGGCGCCACCGAGGTGCGCTGTTCGGAGTTCGGCGACGGCGTGATCGCCGCCATGTGA
- a CDS encoding DJ-1/PfpI family protein, with amino-acid sequence MKRALFALSLLATTLLPTAARATAADAPHVLVVVSSEGREGGRSRPGFEMDELAQAWLIFHDNGLAVTLASPAGGPVEADRFDPEAPWNARLLALPEAAAALADTRATASLDADGFDAVYVVGGKGAMFDLPRDAALARLIGAVHDAGGVVAAVCHGPAALAEVRLADGNLLVAGRALTGFSNEEEAVFGKRWAPEFPWLLEDALRERGARWQEAPLMMPKVVVDDRLVTGQNPYSTPALAETVIRTLGRAPVARTPWREERAMALVQRLLAAEGDAARAELAADPAGHHVELIGLLGYYQLQAAQADADVARARAIMELARPHMDEPRLDVGIADAHWRLGEADRAQALLDTVLAAHPDLREAAELKARLDE; translated from the coding sequence ATGAAACGCGCCCTGTTCGCCCTGTCCCTGCTCGCCACCACGTTGTTGCCCACCGCCGCGAGGGCAACCGCCGCCGATGCGCCCCACGTGCTGGTGGTGGTCAGCAGCGAGGGCCGCGAGGGCGGCCGCAGCCGGCCCGGCTTCGAGATGGACGAGCTGGCCCAGGCCTGGCTGATCTTCCACGACAACGGCCTGGCGGTGACCCTGGCCAGTCCGGCCGGCGGGCCAGTGGAGGCCGACCGCTTCGATCCGGAGGCGCCCTGGAACGCCCGCCTGCTGGCGTTGCCGGAGGCGGCGGCGGCGCTGGCCGACACCCGGGCCACCGCCTCGCTGGACGCCGACGGCTTCGACGCCGTCTACGTGGTCGGCGGCAAGGGCGCGATGTTCGACCTGCCGCGCGACGCCGCGCTGGCCCGGCTGATCGGCGCCGTGCACGACGCCGGCGGCGTGGTCGCCGCGGTCTGCCACGGCCCGGCGGCCCTGGCCGAGGTGCGCCTGGCCGACGGCAACCTGCTGGTCGCGGGCCGCGCCCTGACCGGCTTCAGCAACGAGGAGGAGGCGGTGTTCGGCAAGCGCTGGGCGCCGGAGTTTCCCTGGCTGCTGGAGGACGCCCTGCGCGAACGCGGCGCGCGCTGGCAGGAGGCGCCGCTGATGATGCCGAAGGTGGTGGTCGACGACCGCCTGGTCACCGGTCAGAACCCCTATTCGACGCCGGCCCTGGCCGAGACGGTGATTCGCACGCTGGGCCGCGCGCCGGTGGCCCGCACGCCGTGGCGCGAGGAGCGGGCGATGGCCCTGGTGCAGCGCCTGCTGGCCGCCGAGGGCGACGCCGCACGCGCCGAACTCGCCGCCGACCCGGCCGGCCACCATGTCGAGCTGATCGGCCTGCTCGGCTACTACCAGTTGCAGGCCGCGCAGGCCGATGCCGACGTGGCGCGGGCCCGGGCGATCATGGAACTGGCGCGCCCGCACATGGACGAGCCGCGCCTGGACGTCGGCATCGCCGACGCCCACTGGCGGCTGGGCGAGGCGGACCGCGCCCAGGCCCTGCTGGACACGGTGCTGGCGGCCCATCCCGACCTGCGCGAAGCTGCCGAGCTGAAGGCCCGCCTGGACGAGTGA
- a CDS encoding response regulator transcription factor, whose product MPPEPLSVLVVEDSLPLRRGIAELFERHGHRADFAADGRTGLRLALASPPDVLVLDLGLPGLDGLALCAQLRAQCDRHVPVLMLTARDTLADKLAGFDAGADDYLVKPFAGDELLARCLALSRRHRVGEPHALVVGSLRIDRRTGLASRHGRPLALTALPYRLLLALAEAWPRALTRSELVQRLWGEEAPPSDPLRSHLYLLRQALDRPFERPMLLTVQGVGFRLDGDA is encoded by the coding sequence GTGCCGCCCGAACCCCTGAGCGTGCTGGTCGTGGAGGACAGCCTGCCCCTGCGGCGCGGCATCGCCGAGCTGTTCGAGCGCCACGGCCACCGCGCCGACTTCGCGGCCGACGGCCGCACCGGCCTGCGCCTGGCCCTGGCCAGCCCGCCCGACGTGCTGGTGCTGGACCTCGGCTTGCCCGGCCTCGACGGCCTGGCCCTGTGCGCGCAACTGCGCGCACAGTGCGACCGCCACGTGCCGGTGCTGATGCTGACCGCCCGCGACACCCTGGCCGACAAGCTGGCCGGCTTCGACGCCGGCGCCGACGACTACCTGGTCAAGCCGTTCGCCGGCGACGAGCTGCTGGCGCGCTGCCTGGCGCTGTCGCGCCGGCACCGGGTCGGCGAACCGCACGCCCTGGTGGTCGGCTCGCTGCGCATCGACCGGCGAACCGGCCTGGCCAGCCGGCACGGCCGGCCGCTGGCGCTCACCGCCCTGCCGTACCGCCTGCTGCTGGCCCTGGCCGAGGCCTGGCCGCGGGCCCTGACCCGCTCGGAACTGGTGCAGCGGCTGTGGGGCGAGGAGGCGCCGCCCTCGGATCCGCTGCGCTCGCACCTGTACCTGCTGCGGCAGGCGCTGGACCGGCCGTTCGAGCGGCCGATGCTGCTCACGGTGCAGGGCGTCGGCTTCCGGTTGGACGGCGATGCCTGA
- a CDS encoding HAMP domain-containing histidine kinase, with translation MPEPARPRRQLRRRILLAFSGFTVLLALAFGFFAAVMVYAVEDALIAGLIDDEARWLQDEHARRGAWPAPRVPFIARHDDPAGFPADLARAWRAEPWRTEFPGEQGRHYHLKILQAEEGPVGWLVAEVSGQLAVRPMRAKLLRILAGVGAVAVILALALGWLLARRTSAPLVRLADQVAGLSPDALPERLDGRWPDDEVGVLARGLDGLLGRLHRFVERERAFTRDASHELRTPLAVIRSAAERLSAQPGLDAAARRRLDDLRQSAAQLEGTVASLLALARELPAEPAPAPPVALLPLLERAVVDQAPLAGERPVTVRIAVGADARAHLPGDVLAILLGNLVGNALAHTPAGEVRIDVDDGHLRIDNPGWPLDDAGGAPGQAGVRRPGSPGQGFGLAIVSRLCRRHAIDLAIGTLSSGVVRTRLALAPTARAGEPPAPADA, from the coding sequence ATGCCTGAGCCCGCCCGCCCCCGGCGCCAGCTGCGCCGTCGCATCCTGCTGGCCTTCAGCGGCTTCACCGTGCTGCTGGCCCTGGCGTTCGGCTTCTTCGCGGCGGTGATGGTGTACGCGGTCGAGGACGCCCTGATTGCCGGCCTGATCGACGACGAGGCGCGCTGGCTGCAGGACGAACACGCGCGACGCGGCGCGTGGCCGGCGCCGCGGGTGCCGTTCATCGCGCGTCACGACGACCCGGCCGGGTTCCCGGCCGACCTGGCCCGTGCCTGGCGGGCCGAACCCTGGCGCACCGAGTTTCCCGGCGAGCAAGGTCGCCACTACCACCTGAAGATCCTGCAGGCGGAGGAGGGGCCAGTCGGCTGGCTGGTCGCCGAGGTCAGCGGCCAGCTCGCGGTACGGCCGATGCGCGCCAAGCTGCTGCGCATCCTGGCCGGGGTCGGTGCCGTCGCGGTGATCCTCGCGCTGGCCCTGGGCTGGCTGCTGGCGCGTCGGACCAGCGCGCCCCTGGTGCGCCTGGCCGACCAGGTGGCGGGGTTGTCGCCCGACGCCCTGCCCGAGCGTCTCGACGGTCGCTGGCCGGACGACGAGGTCGGCGTGCTGGCACGCGGCCTGGACGGACTGCTCGGTCGCCTGCACCGTTTCGTCGAGCGCGAGCGGGCGTTCACCCGCGATGCCAGCCACGAGCTGCGCACGCCGCTGGCGGTGATCCGCAGCGCCGCCGAGCGGTTGTCCGCGCAGCCCGGCCTGGACGCCGCGGCGCGCCGACGGCTCGACGACCTGCGGCAGTCGGCGGCGCAACTGGAGGGCACCGTGGCCAGCCTTCTGGCGCTGGCGCGCGAGCTGCCGGCCGAACCGGCGCCGGCGCCGCCGGTCGCCCTGCTGCCCCTGCTCGAGCGCGCCGTGGTCGACCAGGCGCCGCTTGCCGGCGAGCGGCCGGTGACGGTGCGCATCGCGGTCGGCGCCGACGCCCGCGCCCACCTGCCCGGCGACGTGCTGGCGATCCTGCTCGGCAACCTGGTCGGCAACGCGCTGGCGCATACGCCGGCCGGCGAGGTCCGCATCGACGTCGACGACGGCCACCTGCGCATCGACAACCCGGGCTGGCCGCTGGACGACGCGGGCGGCGCACCCGGGCAGGCCGGCGTGCGCCGACCCGGCAGCCCGGGTCAGGGCTTCGGCCTGGCGATCGTCTCCCGTCTGTGCCGCCGCCACGCCATCGACCTGGCGATCGGGACGCTGTCCTCCGGCGTGGTGCGGACCCGGCTGGCCCTGGCGCCGACCGCCAGGGCTGGCGAGCCTCCCGCCCCGGCCGACGCCTGA
- a CDS encoding DUF1761 domain-containing protein — translation MFDLSQVNHLAVLAAAVSAFVLGGLWYAPPLLGNLWMREAGIDLAKAGHPAKVFGGAFVLALVASYAMALLLGPAPALRPALHLGLVVGVLLVATSYGINYLFSQRSLTLWLIDAGYHVGQFLLIALILGLWH, via the coding sequence ATGTTCGATCTTTCGCAGGTGAACCACCTGGCGGTGCTGGCCGCCGCGGTGTCGGCCTTCGTGCTGGGTGGGCTGTGGTACGCGCCGCCCCTGCTCGGCAATCTGTGGATGCGCGAGGCCGGCATCGACCTGGCCAAGGCAGGCCATCCGGCCAAGGTGTTCGGCGGCGCCTTCGTGCTGGCCCTGGTCGCCAGCTACGCGATGGCCCTGCTGCTCGGCCCGGCGCCGGCCCTGCGTCCCGCCCTGCACCTGGGCCTGGTGGTCGGTGTGCTGCTGGTCGCGACCAGCTACGGCATCAACTACCTGTTCTCGCAGCGCAGCCTCACCCTGTGGCTGATCGACGCCGGCTACCACGTCGGCCAGTTCCTGCTGATCGCGCTGATCCTGGGGCTCTGGCACTGA
- a CDS encoding DUF885 domain-containing protein, which translates to MRPTAALCLSLLLLLPGLAGAAQGDAALRALIDREWAFRSGEFPYLPGIDGKRRAPDRLTDVSPAAQQRRLHAWQEFRDELHAIDPEHLSVAARIDRTILLGQLDGYIADIELNGWQMPMNSDSSFFGNLAMLPDRTAIATRADAEAWLSLLADVPRHFDQQLDNLRAGLEDGRTVPQVVMAGRDAAAASHAEVARAEDSVFWGPLARLPAAWPEADRAALQARARELIMDGVVPAYARVAAFLRDTYIPGARTTIAAHDLPDGEAWYRAQIREYTTLDLTPREIHAVGQREVARIRAEMQAILDGLDFDGELTDFIGHLRSDPRFYASSADELLMHARDIAKRVDAELPRYFGLLPRRPYGVAPVPAAIAPFYTAGRYAGAPPGSNEPGWYWVNTHNLPARPLYNLPALTLHEAVPGHHLQAALAEEQGEQALFRRTSYISAFGEGWALYAEYLGKEMGIYRTPYEDFGRLTYEMWRAARLVVDTGMHAMGWSRQQALDFMAGHTALSEHEVTTEIDRYISWPGQALSYKLGEIRIREHRARAERELGEAFDLRAFHDTILALGSVPLSVLDEHLEAWIAARRPPGGDDNAALP; encoded by the coding sequence ATGCGACCGACCGCCGCGCTGTGCCTGTCCCTGCTTCTCCTGCTGCCTGGCCTGGCCGGCGCCGCCCAGGGCGACGCCGCGCTGCGTGCCCTGATCGACCGCGAGTGGGCGTTCCGCAGCGGCGAGTTCCCCTACCTGCCCGGCATCGACGGCAAGCGCCGCGCACCCGACCGCCTGACCGACGTCTCGCCGGCAGCCCAGCAGCGGCGGCTGCATGCCTGGCAGGAATTCCGCGACGAGCTGCACGCGATCGACCCGGAGCACCTCTCGGTCGCTGCGCGCATCGACCGCACCATCCTGCTCGGCCAGCTCGACGGCTACATCGCCGACATCGAGCTGAACGGCTGGCAGATGCCGATGAACAGCGACTCCAGCTTCTTCGGCAACCTCGCCATGCTGCCCGACCGCACCGCGATCGCGACGCGCGCCGATGCCGAGGCCTGGCTGTCACTGCTGGCGGACGTTCCCCGCCATTTCGACCAGCAGCTCGACAACCTGCGCGCCGGCCTCGAGGATGGGCGCACCGTGCCGCAGGTGGTGATGGCCGGGCGCGACGCCGCCGCCGCCAGCCATGCCGAGGTCGCGCGCGCCGAGGACAGCGTGTTCTGGGGCCCGCTGGCGCGTCTTCCGGCGGCCTGGCCTGAAGCCGATCGCGCCGCCTTGCAGGCGCGCGCGCGCGAGCTGATCATGGACGGCGTGGTGCCGGCCTATGCGCGGGTCGCCGCGTTCCTTCGCGACACCTACATTCCCGGCGCCCGCACGACCATCGCCGCCCACGACCTGCCCGACGGCGAGGCCTGGTACCGCGCGCAGATCCGCGAATACACCACCCTCGACCTGACGCCCAGGGAGATCCACGCGGTCGGCCAGCGCGAGGTCGCACGCATCCGCGCCGAGATGCAGGCGATCCTCGATGGACTCGATTTCGACGGCGAGCTGACCGACTTCATCGGCCACCTGCGCAGCGACCCGCGCTTCTACGCAAGCAGCGCCGACGAGCTGCTGATGCACGCGCGCGACATCGCCAAGCGCGTCGACGCCGAGCTGCCGCGCTATTTCGGCCTGCTGCCGCGCCGCCCCTACGGGGTCGCCCCGGTGCCGGCGGCGATCGCGCCGTTCTACACCGCCGGCCGCTATGCAGGGGCGCCGCCGGGCAGCAACGAGCCGGGCTGGTACTGGGTCAACACCCACAATCTGCCGGCGCGGCCGCTGTACAACCTGCCGGCGCTGACCCTGCACGAGGCGGTGCCCGGCCATCACCTGCAGGCGGCGCTGGCCGAGGAACAGGGCGAGCAGGCGCTGTTCCGGCGCACCAGCTACATCTCGGCGTTCGGCGAGGGCTGGGCGCTGTACGCCGAATACCTGGGCAAGGAGATGGGCATCTACCGCACGCCCTACGAGGACTTCGGCCGGCTGACCTACGAGATGTGGCGCGCGGCGCGCCTGGTGGTCGACACCGGCATGCACGCGATGGGCTGGAGCCGCCAGCAGGCGCTCGACTTCATGGCCGGCCATACCGCGTTGTCCGAGCACGAGGTGACCACCGAGATCGACCGCTACATCTCCTGGCCCGGCCAGGCGCTGTCCTACAAGCTCGGCGAGATCCGCATCCGCGAGCATCGCGCCCGCGCCGAGCGCGAGCTGGGCGAGGCCTTCGACCTGCGGGCCTTCCACGACACCATCCTGGCGCTGGGCTCGGTGCCGCTGTCGGTGCTCGACGAGCATCTGGAGGCCTGGATCGCGGCGCGGCGTCCGCCCGGCGGCGACGACAACGCGGCCTTGCCCTGA